In one Vulgatibacter incomptus genomic region, the following are encoded:
- a CDS encoding LysR family transcriptional regulator has protein sequence MDLNDVLTFAQVVQSGSFTAAARKLGIQKSGASRRVAALEESLGTRLLQRTTRALRLTDEGRVFYDHCLRALAELEDGKLALGGMVANPRGVLRVTAPLSFGFVGPIVAEFLQRWPEMEVELVCTDRVVDLVEEGFDVAIRAGTLPDSSLIARRIGSLPRFLVASPSYLRRRRPPRQPADLATHDCVSFGTRRSPWLLQSEGESIEVSVSSRLLVNDFDLLRQAVVAGLGIGLLPEPDCVLPLTEGRLKQLLPAWTSVDTPIHAVYPSLRHLSSKTKVFVDHLQARMGQPLERSINRTQDPASG, from the coding sequence ATGGACCTCAACGACGTCCTCACCTTCGCCCAGGTCGTACAGTCCGGCAGCTTCACCGCCGCCGCCCGCAAGCTGGGCATCCAGAAATCGGGCGCGAGCCGGCGGGTGGCGGCCCTGGAAGAGAGCCTCGGAACGAGGCTCCTGCAGCGTACCACCCGCGCGCTACGGCTCACGGACGAGGGCCGCGTCTTCTACGACCACTGCTTGCGGGCGCTCGCCGAGCTGGAGGATGGGAAGCTGGCGCTCGGCGGGATGGTGGCCAACCCGCGCGGCGTGCTCCGGGTTACCGCCCCGCTCTCCTTCGGGTTCGTCGGCCCGATCGTCGCGGAGTTCCTCCAGCGCTGGCCCGAGATGGAGGTCGAGCTGGTCTGTACCGACCGCGTGGTCGATCTCGTCGAGGAGGGATTCGACGTCGCGATCCGCGCGGGAACGCTTCCCGATTCGTCCCTCATCGCCAGGCGAATCGGCTCACTGCCCCGCTTCCTGGTCGCGAGCCCGTCCTACCTGCGGCGGAGGCGGCCGCCGCGCCAGCCGGCCGATCTCGCCACGCACGACTGTGTGTCGTTCGGAACGCGGCGGTCCCCCTGGCTCCTGCAATCGGAAGGAGAATCGATCGAGGTCTCCGTCTCCTCACGTCTTTTGGTCAACGACTTCGATCTCCTGCGCCAAGCGGTCGTCGCTGGCCTCGGCATCGGCCTCCTCCCGGAACCCGACTGCGTGCTCCCCCTCACCGAAGGCCGGCTGAAACAGCTCCTCCCGGCGTGGACCAGCGTCGACACGCCGATTCACGCGGTCTATCCGAGCTTGCGACACCTATCGTCCAAGACGAAGGTCTTCGTCGATCACCTCCAAGCTCGGATGGGCCAGCCGCTCGAGCGATCCATCAACCGGACGCAGGATCCCGCGTCCGGTTGA
- a CDS encoding pirin family protein, whose translation MLTIRRATDRGHADHGWLRSSHTFSFADYHDPKHMGFRALRVINEDRVEARNGFGRHGHRDMEIISYVLSGALEHRDSTGSAGVLRPGEVQRMTAGTGVMHSETNPSDEEVHFLQIWILPEKGGLPPGYEQKAFSEEERRGVLRVLVSPTGEQGSLRIHQDVKIFGTLLSEGESVAHEIAPGRHAWLQVARGIVELNGVELRAGDGAAVSEEERLVIAAREPAEALLFDLA comes from the coding sequence ATGCTGACGATTCGGAGAGCCACGGACCGCGGACACGCCGATCACGGTTGGCTGCGGAGCAGCCACACCTTCTCGTTCGCGGACTACCATGACCCGAAGCACATGGGCTTCCGGGCGCTTCGCGTGATCAACGAGGATCGGGTCGAGGCCCGCAACGGCTTCGGACGCCACGGCCACCGCGACATGGAGATCATCTCCTATGTCCTGTCCGGGGCGCTGGAGCACCGCGACAGCACGGGCTCCGCGGGCGTGCTGCGACCGGGTGAGGTGCAGCGGATGACTGCCGGCACCGGCGTGATGCACAGCGAAACGAATCCCTCTGACGAGGAGGTCCATTTCCTCCAGATCTGGATCCTCCCGGAGAAGGGCGGCCTCCCTCCAGGCTACGAGCAGAAGGCGTTCTCCGAGGAGGAGCGGCGAGGCGTGCTCCGCGTGTTGGTCTCGCCGACGGGCGAGCAGGGCTCGCTCCGGATCCACCAGGACGTGAAGATCTTCGGCACGCTCCTCTCCGAGGGCGAGAGCGTGGCCCACGAGATCGCTCCCGGCAGGCATGCCTGGCTCCAGGTCGCGCGCGGGATCGTGGAGCTGAACGGCGTGGAGCTGCGGGCTGGCGATGGCGCCGCCGTGTCGGAAGAGGAACGTCTCGTGATCGCCGCACGGGAGCCCGCAGAGGCGCTACTCTTCGACCTCGCGTAA